The following proteins are co-located in the Nilaparvata lugens isolate BPH chromosome 14, ASM1435652v1, whole genome shotgun sequence genome:
- the LOC111062477 gene encoding protein RER1 isoform X1 produces MMTDTDSDSSQRGNAVSQAIKYLQLRYQKLLDDVTPYMIGRWISAGLLTLAFLARVFILQGWYIVTYALGIYHLNLFIGFLSPKIDPEIAEYEDDAGGPELPTRANEEFRPFIRRLPEFKFWYAVSKSTLIATICTFFDCFNIPVFWPILVMYFITLFGITMKRQIKHMIKYRYLPFTHGKPKYSGHEDSGKDSRTYQPLHTQPVQNTGGPLVPPPPAASFTVGPVRDA; encoded by the exons ATGATGACTGACACTGATTCAGATTCTAGCCAGAGGGGCAACGCCGTTTCACaagcaataaaatatttacagCTG CGATACCAAAAATTGTTGGATGATGTCACACCTTACATGATAGGCCGGTGGATATCGGCAGGCCTTCTAACGTTAGCTTTTCTAGCTCGAGTATTTATACTACAG GGCTGGTACATTGTTACTTACGCATTAGGAATTTACCATTTAAATCTATTCATTGGATTTCTATCACCAAAAATCGATCCTGAGATCGCAGAGTATGAAG ACGACGCTGGCGGTCCAGAACTGCCTACGCGCGCCAACGAGGAGTTTCGACCGTTCATCCGGCGACTGCCCGAGTTCAAGTTCTGGTACGCAGTGTCCAAGTCGACGCTTATCGCCACCATCTGCACCTTCTTCGACTGCTTCAACATACCCGTCTTCTGGCCCATCCTGGTCATGTACTTCATCACGCTGTTTGGCATCACTATGAAACGACAGATCAAG CATatgataaaatacagatatCTGCCTTTCACCCACGGCAAGCCAAAGTACTCGGGGCATGAGGATTCAGGAAAG GATTCAAGAACTTACCAACCACTTCATACACAACCAGTGCAAAATACAGGCGGCCCTCTAGTGCCTCCTCCACCGGCTGCATCATTTACTGTTGGTCCTGTACGCGATGcataa
- the LOC111062477 gene encoding protein RER1 isoform X2: MMTDTDSDSSQRGNAVSQAIKYLQLRYQKLLDDVTPYMIGRWISAGLLTLAFLARVFILQGWYIVTYALGIYHLNLFIGFLSPKIDPEIAEYEDDAGGPELPTRANEEFRPFIRRLPEFKFWYAVSKSTLIATICTFFDCFNIPVFWPILVMYFITLFGITMKRQIKHMIKYRYLPFTHGKPKYSGHEDSGKDSRTYQPLHTQPVQNTGGPLVPPPPAASFTVGPVRDA, translated from the exons ATGATGACTGACACTGATTCAGATTCTAGCCAGAGGGGCAACGCCGTTTCACaagcaataaaatatttacagCTG CGATACCAAAAATTGTTGGATGATGTCACACCTTACATGATAGGCCGGTGGATATCGGCAGGCCTTCTAACGTTAGCTTTTCTAGCTCGAGTATTTATACTACAG GGCTGGTACATTGTTACTTACGCATTAGGAATTTACCATTTAAATCTATTCATTGGATTTCTATCACCAAAAATCGATCCTGAGATCGCAGAGTATGAAG ACGACGCTGGCGGTCCAGAACTGCCTACGCGCGCCAACGAGGAGTTTCGACCGTTCATCCGGCGGCTGCCCGAGTTCAAGTTCTGGTACGCCGTGTCCAAGTCGACGCTCATCGCCACCATATGCACCTTCTTCGACTGCTTCAACATACCCGTCTTCTGGCCCATCCTGGTCATGTACTTCATCACGCTGTTTGGCATCACTATGAAACGACAGATCAAG CATatgataaaatacagatatCTGCCTTTCACCCACGGCAAGCCAAAGTACTCGGGGCATGAGGATTCAGGAAAG GATTCAAGAACTTACCAACCACTTCATACACAACCAGTGCAAAATACAGGCGGCCCTCTAGTGCCTCCTCCACCGGCTGCATCATTTACTGTTGGTCCTGTACGCGATGcataa
- the LOC111062477 gene encoding protein RER1 isoform X3, which produces MMTDTDSDSSQRGNAVSQAIKYLQLRYQKLLDDVTPYMIGRWISAGLLTLAFLARVFILQGWYIVTYALGIYHLNLFIGFLSPKIDPEIAEYEDDAGGPELPTRANEEFRPFIRRLPEFKFWYAVSKSTLIATICTFFDCFNIPVFWPILVMYFITLFGITMKRQIKHMIKYRYLPFTHGKPKYSGHEDSGKVINSK; this is translated from the exons ATGATGACTGACACTGATTCAGATTCTAGCCAGAGGGGCAACGCCGTTTCACaagcaataaaatatttacagCTG CGATACCAAAAATTGTTGGATGATGTCACACCTTACATGATAGGCCGGTGGATATCGGCAGGCCTTCTAACGTTAGCTTTTCTAGCTCGAGTATTTATACTACAG GGCTGGTACATTGTTACTTACGCATTAGGAATTTACCATTTAAATCTATTCATTGGATTTCTATCACCAAAAATCGATCCTGAGATCGCAGAGTATGAAG ACGACGCTGGCGGTCCAGAACTGCCTACGCGCGCCAACGAGGAGTTTCGACCGTTCATCCGGCGACTGCCCGAGTTCAAGTTCTGGTACGCAGTGTCCAAGTCGACGCTTATCGCCACCATCTGCACCTTCTTCGACTGCTTCAACATACCCGTCTTCTGGCCCATCCTGGTCATGTACTTCATCACGCTGTTTGGCATCACTATGAAACGACAGATCAAG CATatgataaaatacagatatCTGCCTTTCACCCACGGCAAGCCAAAGTACTCGGGGCATGAGGATTCAGGAAAGGTGATTAACTCTAAGTGA
- the LOC111062477 gene encoding protein RER1 isoform X4: MMTDTDSDSSQRGNAVSQAIKYLQLRYQKLLDDVTPYMIGRWISAGLLTLAFLARVFILQGWYIVTYALGIYHLNLFIGFLSPKIDPEIAEYEDDAGGPELPTRANEEFRPFIRRLPEFKFWYAVSKSTLIATICTFFDCFNIPVFWPILVMYFITLFGITMKRQIKHMIKYRYLPFTHGKPKYSGHEDSGKVINSK; encoded by the exons ATGATGACTGACACTGATTCAGATTCTAGCCAGAGGGGCAACGCCGTTTCACaagcaataaaatatttacagCTG CGATACCAAAAATTGTTGGATGATGTCACACCTTACATGATAGGCCGGTGGATATCGGCAGGCCTTCTAACGTTAGCTTTTCTAGCTCGAGTATTTATACTACAG GGCTGGTACATTGTTACTTACGCATTAGGAATTTACCATTTAAATCTATTCATTGGATTTCTATCACCAAAAATCGATCCTGAGATCGCAGAGTATGAAG ACGACGCTGGCGGTCCAGAACTGCCTACGCGCGCCAACGAGGAGTTTCGACCGTTCATCCGGCGGCTGCCCGAGTTCAAGTTCTGGTACGCCGTGTCCAAGTCGACGCTCATCGCCACCATATGCACCTTCTTCGACTGCTTCAACATACCCGTCTTCTGGCCCATCCTGGTCATGTACTTCATCACGCTGTTTGGCATCACTATGAAACGACAGATCAAG CATatgataaaatacagatatCTGCCTTTCACCCACGGCAAGCCAAAGTACTCGGGGCATGAGGATTCAGGAAAGGTGATTAACTCTAAGTGA